In Pseudomonas asiatica, the following are encoded in one genomic region:
- a CDS encoding histidine phosphatase family protein, whose protein sequence is MGNLYLIRHGQASFGADDYDVLSPVGVRQSQALGEHLAQLGVRLDRCVAGDLRRQQDTARLALDALHANGCPVPAVETDTAFNEFDADGVIRALLPGLLPQEPDALHILRNGAQHRSEFQRLFALMVQRWHDGEHADDDLETWQAFTARVQGGLQRVLDAAGSGDNIAIFTSGGTIAALLHLVTRITPGQAFALNWQIINTSLSQLKFRGRDVALASFNSQAHVQLLRAPELVTYR, encoded by the coding sequence GTGGGCAACCTCTACCTGATCCGACATGGCCAAGCCTCCTTCGGCGCCGATGACTACGATGTCCTCTCGCCCGTGGGCGTGCGCCAGAGCCAGGCCCTGGGTGAGCACCTGGCCCAGCTCGGTGTAAGGCTGGACCGCTGCGTGGCAGGCGACCTGCGCCGCCAGCAGGATACCGCGCGCCTAGCCCTGGATGCATTGCACGCCAATGGCTGCCCGGTGCCGGCTGTTGAGACCGATACAGCATTCAATGAGTTCGATGCCGATGGTGTGATCCGCGCCTTGTTGCCCGGGCTGCTGCCTCAGGAGCCCGACGCCCTGCACATCCTGCGCAATGGCGCGCAGCACCGCAGCGAGTTCCAGCGCCTGTTCGCACTGATGGTGCAGCGCTGGCACGATGGCGAACATGCCGACGATGACCTGGAGACCTGGCAGGCGTTCACCGCCCGCGTGCAAGGCGGCCTGCAGCGCGTACTGGATGCTGCCGGTAGCGGCGACAATATCGCCATCTTCACCTCGGGCGGTACCATTGCCGCCCTGCTCCACCTGGTTACCCGTATTACCCCCGGACAGGCGTTCGCGCTGAACTGGCAGATCATCAACACGTCGCTCAGCCAGCTGAAGTTCCGCGGCCGCGACGTGGCACTGGCTTCCTTCAACAGCCAGGCCCATGTGCAGCTGTTGAGGGCGCCGGAGCTTGTCACCTATCGATGA
- a CDS encoding class I SAM-dependent methyltransferase, which produces MDRSLQLNRASWDERAPLHAASNDYEVERLIQHPEHLSETVRFDLPLLGNIDGLNAVHLQCHIGTDTLSLARLGAKVCGLDYSAASLAEARALAQRCAAPIAYVESDVYAADKVLPAGTFDLVYTGIGALCWLPRIEPWARTVAALLKPGGRLFLRDGHPMLMAVNEDHQDRLQLEYPYFEHEEPTVWHNDQTYVETEQRLSHTETHEWNHGLGEVISALLAHGLQLTALVEHQSIPWEALPGQMVKGDDGEYRLREQPARLPLSYTLVAVKA; this is translated from the coding sequence ATGGACCGCTCACTGCAACTCAACCGCGCCAGCTGGGATGAACGTGCCCCGCTGCACGCTGCTTCCAACGACTACGAAGTCGAACGGCTCATCCAGCATCCCGAACACCTTTCCGAGACCGTACGCTTCGACCTGCCATTGCTTGGCAATATCGACGGGCTCAACGCCGTCCACCTGCAGTGCCACATCGGTACCGATACCCTCTCGCTGGCGCGCCTTGGTGCCAAGGTCTGTGGCCTGGACTATTCCGCGGCTTCGCTGGCCGAGGCGCGTGCGTTGGCCCAGCGCTGTGCGGCACCCATCGCGTATGTCGAGTCCGACGTCTACGCCGCCGACAAGGTGTTGCCGGCCGGCACGTTCGACCTGGTCTACACCGGCATCGGCGCGCTCTGCTGGCTGCCTCGCATCGAGCCGTGGGCGCGTACTGTCGCGGCCCTGCTGAAGCCGGGTGGTCGGTTGTTCCTGCGCGACGGGCACCCGATGCTGATGGCAGTCAACGAAGACCACCAGGACCGCCTGCAACTCGAATACCCGTATTTCGAACACGAAGAGCCGACGGTGTGGCACAACGACCAAACCTACGTCGAAACCGAGCAGCGCCTTTCCCACACCGAAACCCACGAGTGGAACCACGGCCTGGGCGAGGTGATCAGCGCCTTGCTGGCCCACGGCCTGCAACTGACCGCTCTGGTCGAGCACCAGAGTATCCCCTGGGAGGCGCTGCCGGGGCAGATGGTCAAGGGCGACGACGGTGAATATCGCCTGCGCGAGCAGCCCGCACGCCTGCCCCTGAGCTACACCCTGGTTGCAGTAAAAGCCTGA
- the sohB gene encoding protease SohB, producing MEFLAEYASFLAKTATLVIAILIVLSAIAGLRGKGRRKSGGQLQVTRLNEFYKDLRERLESGLLDKAQLKALRKQQAKAEKRQKKGKAEEKGRVFVLDFDGDIKASATESLRNEITALLTLATPRDEVVLRLESGGGLVHSYGLAASQLARIRQAGIPLTVCIDKVAASGGYMMACIGEKIVSAPFAVLGSIGVVAQLPNVNRLLKKHDIDFEVLTAGEYKRTLTVFGENTEKGREKFQEDLDITHQLFKDFVSRYRPQLHIDEVATGEVWLGVAALNRKLVDELQTSDEYLSERARNANLFHLHYAERKSLQERIGMAASGTVENTVVGLWSKLGRLR from the coding sequence GTGGAGTTTCTTGCTGAATACGCAAGCTTTCTCGCCAAAACCGCCACCCTGGTCATCGCCATCCTGATAGTGCTGTCGGCCATCGCCGGGCTGCGCGGCAAGGGGCGGCGCAAATCGGGTGGGCAATTGCAGGTCACCCGCCTGAACGAGTTCTACAAGGACCTGCGCGAGCGCCTGGAATCCGGCTTGCTCGACAAGGCCCAGCTCAAGGCCCTACGCAAGCAGCAGGCCAAGGCGGAAAAGCGGCAGAAGAAGGGCAAGGCCGAGGAAAAGGGCCGGGTCTTCGTGCTGGATTTCGATGGCGACATCAAAGCTTCTGCCACCGAAAGCCTGCGCAACGAAATCACCGCGCTGCTCACCCTCGCCACCCCGCGCGACGAGGTGGTGCTACGCCTTGAAAGCGGTGGTGGCCTGGTGCACAGCTATGGCCTGGCCGCATCGCAGCTGGCGCGCATTCGCCAGGCCGGCATCCCGTTGACCGTGTGCATCGACAAGGTAGCCGCCAGTGGCGGGTACATGATGGCCTGCATTGGCGAGAAGATCGTCAGCGCACCGTTCGCCGTACTGGGTTCCATTGGCGTGGTGGCGCAGCTGCCCAACGTCAACCGCCTGCTGAAGAAGCACGACATCGATTTCGAAGTGCTTACCGCCGGTGAATACAAGCGCACCCTGACCGTGTTCGGCGAGAACACCGAGAAAGGCCGGGAGAAGTTCCAGGAAGACCTGGACATCACCCACCAGCTGTTCAAGGACTTCGTTTCCCGCTATCGCCCGCAGCTGCACATCGACGAAGTGGCCACCGGCGAAGTCTGGCTGGGCGTCGCGGCACTCAACCGCAAGCTGGTGGACGAGTTGCAGACCAGCGACGAGTACCTCAGCGAACGCGCGCGCAACGCCAACCTGTTCCACCTGCACTACGCCGAACGCAAGAGCCTGCAGGAGCGAATCGGCATGGCTGCCAGTGGCACCGTGGAGAACACAGTGGTGGGCTTGTGGAGTAAACTCGGCCGCCTGCGCTAA
- a CDS encoding RcnB family protein has protein sequence MKLHHLLFAVLASLPLAATAAPSSEESVTTPETHNRELKVGDKAPDQYKRDDQAIKDWKAKGLPAPEKESHWVNMGGRYVLVQITNGVVLAIQPAR, from the coding sequence ATGAAACTGCACCACCTGCTGTTCGCCGTCCTTGCCAGCCTGCCCCTGGCTGCCACCGCAGCCCCCTCCAGCGAAGAAAGCGTCACCACACCAGAAACCCACAACCGAGAGCTCAAGGTCGGCGACAAGGCACCCGACCAGTACAAACGCGATGACCAGGCTATCAAGGACTGGAAAGCCAAGGGCCTGCCAGCACCGGAAAAGGAAAGCCACTGGGTAAACATGGGTGGGCGCTACGTGCTGGTGCAGATCACCAACGGTGTGGTGCTGGCGATCCAGCCAGCCCGCTGA
- a CDS encoding phosphotransferase family protein gives MTLTDQSTQVRPGEELDAAVIDPYLKANIPGLDGLPSISQFPGGASNLTYLVSYPGRDFVLRRPPFGQKAKSAHDMGREFRILNQLNSGFPYCPKAYVHCTDSSLIGGEFYVMERVKGIILRSDIPAELDLDANRTEALCKSFIDRLVELHQVDYNACGLADLGKPEGYVQRQIEGWTSRYEKALTPDAPRWEQVTAWLHEKMPADHPRPGIVHNDYRFDNVILDADNPMRIIGVLDWEMATLGDPLMDLGNSLAYWIEADDPAPVQLMRRQPSNAPGMLTRRQFVDYYAERAGIRLDNFDYYYCYGLFRLAGIVQQIYYRYYHGQTQDKRFAQFIHMNRLLEQMTMQVIAKSSL, from the coding sequence ATGACGCTCACCGACCAGTCCACCCAGGTACGCCCCGGCGAAGAACTCGACGCGGCTGTCATCGACCCTTACCTCAAAGCCAACATCCCCGGCCTGGATGGCCTGCCGAGCATCAGCCAGTTCCCTGGCGGCGCCTCCAACCTTACCTACCTGGTCAGCTACCCGGGCCGCGACTTCGTGCTGCGCCGTCCACCGTTCGGGCAGAAGGCCAAGTCGGCCCACGACATGGGCCGCGAGTTTCGCATCCTCAACCAGCTCAACAGCGGCTTCCCCTACTGCCCCAAGGCCTATGTGCACTGCACCGACAGCAGCCTGATCGGCGGCGAGTTCTACGTGATGGAACGGGTCAAGGGCATCATCCTGCGCTCGGACATCCCGGCCGAGCTGGACCTTGACGCCAACCGCACCGAAGCCCTGTGCAAGAGCTTCATCGACCGCCTGGTGGAACTGCACCAGGTGGACTACAACGCCTGCGGCCTGGCCGACCTGGGCAAACCGGAAGGCTATGTGCAGCGCCAGATCGAGGGCTGGACCAGCCGCTATGAAAAGGCCCTGACCCCTGACGCCCCGCGCTGGGAACAGGTGACCGCCTGGCTGCACGAGAAAATGCCCGCCGACCACCCGCGGCCCGGCATCGTGCACAACGACTACCGTTTCGACAACGTGATCCTCGATGCCGACAACCCCATGCGCATCATCGGTGTGCTGGACTGGGAAATGGCCACCCTGGGCGACCCGCTGATGGACCTGGGCAACAGCCTGGCCTACTGGATAGAGGCCGACGACCCGGCGCCAGTGCAGCTGATGCGCCGCCAGCCGAGCAACGCGCCGGGCATGCTCACCCGCCGCCAGTTCGTCGATTACTACGCCGAGCGCGCCGGCATCCGCCTGGACAACTTCGATTACTACTATTGCTATGGCCTGTTCCGCCTGGCCGGCATCGTCCAGCAGATCTACTACCGCTATTACCACGGCCAGACCCAGGACAAGCGCTTCGCCCAGTTCATCCACATGAACCGCTTGCTGGAGCAGATGACCATGCAGGTCATCGCCAAGTCCAGCCTCTGA
- a CDS encoding DUF1330 domain-containing protein — protein MKGYWIILGTAVTDTQAQQEYGRLWAPIAEHYGARLKALDSTALVESHTSTRALAVEFDSYAQAQACYADPAYSQAKAMALRAYRRELLIVEGDLG, from the coding sequence ATGAAAGGTTACTGGATCATTCTGGGGACTGCTGTTACCGACACGCAGGCGCAGCAGGAATATGGCCGGTTGTGGGCGCCAATCGCCGAGCATTATGGCGCCAGGCTCAAGGCTCTCGATTCGACAGCGCTGGTCGAGTCGCATACCAGCACACGGGCGCTGGCGGTCGAGTTCGACAGTTATGCCCAGGCCCAGGCGTGCTATGCCGATCCCGCCTATTCGCAAGCAAAGGCGATGGCATTACGCGCCTATCGTCGTGAGTTGCTTATCGTTGAGGGGGATTTAGGCTGA
- a CDS encoding pyridoxamine 5'-phosphate oxidase family protein, whose amino-acid sequence MLDDLFQSIWAQLAIPVGPVRNPYRLMQLSTLDEQGWPASRTVVLRDADARAGALYFYADRRSAKCTQIAVDPRVALTALSPCGLTQVRMEGLATLVEDIEYRRRCWSTARDKTQALFRHGAVPGQVIESPEVAYERIQGGFEHFAILCIEPRALEWLDLTRPVQQRARFLRHEGLWQSCWLAP is encoded by the coding sequence ATGCTGGACGATCTGTTTCAAAGCATATGGGCGCAACTGGCGATCCCGGTCGGCCCGGTGCGCAACCCTTATCGGCTCATGCAACTGTCCACCCTGGACGAGCAAGGATGGCCCGCCTCCAGGACAGTTGTACTGCGAGATGCCGACGCCCGTGCAGGCGCGCTGTACTTTTACGCGGACAGGCGCTCGGCAAAATGCACGCAGATTGCCGTTGATCCACGCGTTGCACTAACGGCACTGAGCCCTTGCGGCCTGACCCAGGTGCGCATGGAGGGGCTTGCCACCCTGGTCGAGGACATCGAGTATCGACGACGCTGCTGGTCGACGGCGCGTGACAAGACACAGGCATTGTTCCGTCATGGCGCTGTGCCGGGGCAGGTGATTGAAAGCCCTGAAGTCGCCTACGAACGCATCCAGGGCGGTTTCGAGCACTTCGCAATCCTATGCATCGAGCCGCGAGCGCTGGAGTGGCTGGATCTCACACGACCCGTTCAGCAACGGGCGCGCTTCCTGCGCCATGAAGGATTGTGGCAATCCTGCTGGCTGGCTCCCTGA
- a CDS encoding SCP2 sterol-binding domain-containing protein, protein MTSVADAVKKMQEKFNPSAAAGLDLVFGFNITDEDKHYALIVKDGTCDLQEGENPDANCTLVMDSETLKGIVSGETDGMQAFMGGKLRVEGDMMLSMKLSELFPS, encoded by the coding sequence ATGACCTCCGTAGCTGATGCCGTCAAAAAGATGCAAGAGAAGTTCAACCCATCCGCTGCCGCCGGCCTGGACCTGGTGTTCGGCTTCAACATCACCGACGAAGACAAGCACTACGCGCTGATCGTCAAGGACGGCACCTGCGACCTGCAGGAAGGCGAAAACCCGGATGCCAACTGCACCCTGGTGATGGATAGCGAAACCCTGAAGGGTATCGTCAGCGGCGAAACCGACGGCATGCAGGCATTCATGGGCGGCAAGCTGCGCGTTGAAGGCGACATGATGCTGTCGATGAAGCTCAGCGAGCTGTTCCCGTCCTGA
- a CDS encoding SDR family oxidoreductase → MSVEKVAIITAGGSGMGAAAARRLAAEGFKVGVLSSSGKGEALAAELGGIGVTGSNQSVEDLQRLVDAVVEKWGRIDVLVNSAGHGPRAPILEISDEDWHKGMDTYLLNVIRPTRLVTPYMQRQKSGVIINISTAWAFEPSELFPTSAVFRSGLAAFTKIFADNFAGDNVRINNVLPGWIDSLPSTEQRRDSVPLKRYGTSEEIAATIAFLASEGAAYITGQNIRVDGGVTRSI, encoded by the coding sequence ATGTCAGTAGAAAAAGTTGCAATTATCACGGCAGGTGGCAGCGGCATGGGCGCTGCGGCAGCACGACGCCTGGCCGCCGAAGGCTTCAAGGTTGGGGTTCTTTCCTCTTCGGGCAAGGGCGAGGCGTTGGCTGCCGAGCTCGGCGGTATTGGTGTAACCGGTAGCAACCAGTCGGTTGAAGACCTGCAACGCCTGGTCGACGCTGTCGTGGAGAAGTGGGGCCGTATCGATGTGCTGGTCAATAGCGCCGGCCATGGTCCACGCGCGCCAATCCTGGAAATCAGCGACGAGGATTGGCACAAGGGCATGGATACTTACCTGCTCAATGTCATTCGCCCGACTCGCCTGGTGACGCCTTACATGCAGCGTCAGAAGAGCGGAGTGATCATCAACATCTCCACTGCCTGGGCGTTCGAACCCAGCGAGCTGTTCCCGACTTCTGCGGTATTCCGCTCGGGCCTTGCCGCATTCACCAAGATCTTCGCCGACAATTTCGCCGGCGATAACGTGCGCATCAACAATGTCCTCCCCGGCTGGATCGACAGCTTGCCGAGCACCGAGCAACGCCGCGACAGCGTGCCGCTCAAGCGCTACGGCACCAGCGAAGAAATCGCTGCGACCATTGCGTTCCTTGCTAGCGAAGGCGCGGCCTACATCACTGGGCAGAACATCAGGGTCGATGGCGGCGTAACACGCAGCATTTGA
- a CDS encoding SLATT domain-containing protein, whose translation MSGTDSFKNLYKKMDATSKTRFHASRRLRLHAKLSTYTVVILSLVLILVSLMQAYDLGANIKRKEVVLLQVFASIAVLVYSLLIEKNDFSNRSEKMYSYASKLGELKQEAHPHKTAGTFDQKKYDESWKGYHDVLKLYETHSNNDFRGDYLRAKLEMPEDYPMDGWQKFTMSAKVWGSYVLNFATYPMVAAVLVLALYWVWVGFGPATGESVATLQSPQKQSMSSAK comes from the coding sequence ATGTCGGGAACTGATAGCTTTAAGAATCTGTACAAGAAGATGGATGCCACGTCGAAAACTAGGTTTCATGCCTCTCGGCGCCTGCGCCTGCATGCGAAGCTTTCGACCTATACGGTCGTCATCCTGTCTCTGGTTCTGATCCTGGTATCTCTAATGCAGGCCTACGATCTAGGCGCAAATATCAAAAGGAAGGAGGTAGTCCTTCTTCAGGTTTTTGCATCGATCGCGGTGCTTGTGTATTCGCTGCTGATCGAGAAGAACGACTTTTCCAACAGGTCAGAGAAGATGTATTCCTACGCCTCTAAGCTAGGCGAGCTGAAGCAGGAGGCTCACCCACATAAAACTGCAGGTACCTTCGACCAGAAGAAATATGACGAGAGCTGGAAGGGGTACCACGACGTCCTGAAGCTTTACGAGACCCACTCGAACAACGATTTTCGAGGCGATTACCTCCGGGCAAAGCTTGAAATGCCTGAGGACTACCCTATGGATGGGTGGCAGAAATTTACGATGTCGGCAAAGGTTTGGGGCTCTTACGTCTTGAATTTCGCAACCTACCCCATGGTTGCTGCTGTTTTGGTTCTTGCTCTTTATTGGGTCTGGGTTGGATTTGGGCCTGCAACTGGTGAGTCTGTAGCGACACTTCAGTCCCCACAGAAGCAGTCGATGTCTTCGGCTAAGTAG
- a CDS encoding SDR family oxidoreductase, whose product MSKTHLFDLDGKIAFVSGASRGIGEAIAHLLAQQGAHVIVSSRKLDGCQQVADAIIAAGGKATAVACHIGELEQIQQVFAGIREQFGRLDILVNNAATNPQFCNVLDTDPGAFQKTVDVNIRGYFFMSVEAGKLMREHGGGSIINVASINGVSPGLFQGIYSVTKAAVINMTKVFAKECAQFGIRCNALLPGLTDTKFASALVKNDAILNAALQQIPLKRVADPKEMAGAVLYLASDASSYTTGTALNVDGGYLS is encoded by the coding sequence ATGTCCAAGACCCACCTGTTCGACCTCGACGGCAAGATTGCCTTCGTTTCCGGCGCCAGCCGTGGCATCGGCGAGGCCATCGCCCACCTGTTGGCCCAGCAAGGTGCCCATGTGATCGTGTCCAGCCGCAAGCTCGACGGTTGCCAGCAGGTGGCTGACGCCATCATCGCCGCCGGTGGCAAGGCAACGGCGGTAGCCTGCCACATCGGTGAACTGGAGCAGATCCAGCAGGTGTTTGCCGGCATCCGCGAACAATTCGGGCGGCTGGACATCCTGGTCAACAATGCCGCTACCAACCCGCAGTTCTGCAACGTGCTGGATACCGACCCGGGTGCTTTCCAGAAGACCGTGGACGTGAACATCCGGGGCTACTTCTTCATGTCGGTCGAGGCCGGCAAGCTGATGCGCGAGCATGGTGGCGGCAGCATCATCAACGTGGCGTCTATCAACGGGGTTTCACCCGGCCTGTTCCAGGGCATCTACTCGGTGACCAAGGCGGCAGTCATCAACATGACCAAGGTCTTCGCCAAGGAGTGCGCGCAGTTCGGGATCCGCTGCAACGCCCTGCTGCCAGGCCTGACCGACACCAAGTTCGCCTCGGCACTGGTGAAGAACGACGCCATCCTCAACGCCGCGCTGCAGCAGATCCCGCTCAAGCGCGTGGCCGACCCCAAGGAAATGGCCGGCGCCGTGTTATACTTGGCCAGCGATGCTTCCAGCTACACCACCGGTACCGCACTCAATGTCGACGGTGGCTACCTGTCCTGA
- a CDS encoding glycine zipper domain-containing protein, whose protein sequence is MRLTLPSLALGLLLCQGAFAGDGTAAIGGGLGGVLGNVVGQQIGGKTGAAIGAGLGGAAGSAVGARKGNRTEAAIGGGLGSAGGSLLGGAVGGKTGSTVGAGLGGAAGGAIGNHLGDNNGKHHRHRH, encoded by the coding sequence ATGCGTCTGACTCTGCCTTCCCTTGCCCTCGGCCTGCTGCTGTGCCAGGGCGCTTTCGCCGGTGACGGTACCGCCGCCATTGGCGGTGGCCTGGGTGGTGTTCTGGGTAACGTTGTCGGTCAACAGATCGGCGGCAAAACGGGGGCGGCCATCGGCGCCGGCCTCGGCGGCGCAGCCGGCAGTGCGGTAGGTGCACGCAAGGGCAACCGTACCGAAGCCGCCATTGGCGGTGGCCTGGGCTCGGCGGGCGGTTCGCTGCTGGGCGGCGCGGTGGGCGGCAAGACCGGCTCCACCGTGGGTGCCGGCCTGGGTGGTGCGGCCGGTGGTGCCATCGGCAACCACCTGGGCGACAACAACGGCAAGCACCACCGTCACCGTCACTGA